One genomic region from Rosa rugosa chromosome 1, drRosRugo1.1, whole genome shotgun sequence encodes:
- the LOC133727387 gene encoding uncharacterized acetyltransferase At3g50280-like isoform X2, whose protein sequence is MSQIRQISTSIVCPTCENDELTHRVELSPWDLRLLQLEYIQKGLLFPKLAEKEVDQSLIQHLKVSLSRTLNILYPLAGRLSQIENEDGTTCFFINCNSAGAQFVHAAHDGVRVADILDPIYIPVQITELADGIFIGCSINHVVADGTSFWHFCNTWSHISRSGSDDTVSQSSPPVFGRHFLDGLIDLPVRIPFSQIQIPETLIQQTPSSTLLQRVFHFPKEKVAQLKAKANAEMGTNNISSLQALMAHLWRATTRGRRDVKSDEETTYRIAIGLRQKLKPPLPNLYMGNALRGVSTNSTASDLLQHGLGWTALKINKAIASMTPEDVTRELEDWVKAPIIRPSLRAQTRVHSLLTGSSPRFNVYGNDFGWGRPLAVRSGNANKMNGKLTVFPGAEEGSIDFEVCLLPETLHAMADDAEFMEAVLT, encoded by the exons ATGTCTCAAATTCGGCAAATCTCTACTAGTATCGTCTGTCCAACTTGTGAGAATGATGAGTTAACTCATAGAGTCGAGTTAAGTCCATGGGATCTTCGACTCCTTCAACTTGAGTACATCCAGAAAGGGCTTCTCTTCCCAAAGCTAGCAGAGAAAGAAGTAGACCAGAGCTTGATACAACACCTAAAAGTTTCCCTTTCTCGCACTTTGAATATCTTGTACCCACTAGCAGGTCGCTTATCCCAGATTGAAAACGAAGATGGCACCACTTGCTTTTTCATCAACTGTAACAGCGCAGGAGCCCAATTTGTTCATGCAGCTCATGATGGTGTCAGAGTGGCTGATATTCTCGACCCTATTTACATTCCTG TGCAAATCACTGAGCTTGCGGATGGCATATTTATTGGTTGCAGCATAAACCATGTGGTTGCAGATGGCACCTCTTTCTGGCATTTCTGTAATACTTGGTCTCACATCTCTCGTTCTGGCTCTGATGATACAGTTTCTCAAAGTAGTCCTCCTGTTTTTGGTCGTCATTTTCTTGATGGCCTAATTGATCTCCCAGTTCGCATACCGTTCTCCCAAATTCAAATCCCGGAGACACTTATTCAACAGACACCTTCTTCAACTCTTTTACAAAGGGTGTTTCATTTTCCCAAAGAAAAAGTTGCACAGCTCAAAGCAAAGGCTAATGCTGAGATGGGTACAAATAACATCTCGTCCCTTCAGGCACTCATGGCTCATCTTTGGAGAGCCACAACACGTGGAAGACGTGATGTCAAATCCGATGAAGAGACTACTTACAGGATTGCAATAGGGTTGAGGCAAAAATTGAAGccaccattgccaaatcttTACATGGGGAATGCACTTCGAGGAGTTTCTACCAACTCCACTGCAAGTGATCTGCTACAACACGGACTAGGATGGACCGCTTTGAAAATCAACAAAGCGATTGCTTCCATGACACCTGAAGATGTGACAAGAGAATTGGAGGACTGGGTAAAGGCCCCTATCATACGTCCAAGTTTAAGGGCTCAAACAAGAGTTCACAGCTTGCTCACAGGAAGCTCACCGCGGTTCAATGTGTATGGTAATGATTTTGGTTGGGGGAGACCGCTTGCTGTGAGAAGCGGAAATGCAAATAAAATGAATGGGAAGCTGACAGTGTTTCCTGGTGCTGAAGAAGGAAGTATTGATTTTGAAGTTTGCCTTTTGCCTGAGACTCTACATGCTATGGCGGACGATGCAGAGTTCATGGAAGCTGTGCTCACATGA
- the LOC133727387 gene encoding uncharacterized acetyltransferase At3g50280-like isoform X1, whose product MSQIRQISTSIVCPTCENDELTHRVELSPWDLRLLQLEYIQKGLLFPKLAEKEVDQSLIQHLKVSLSRTLNILYPLAGRLSQIENEDGTTCFFINCNSAGAQFVHAAHDGVRVADILDPIYIPGEIIENLFSMNSVLNYEGTSKPLLAVQITELADGIFIGCSINHVVADGTSFWHFCNTWSHISRSGSDDTVSQSSPPVFGRHFLDGLIDLPVRIPFSQIQIPETLIQQTPSSTLLQRVFHFPKEKVAQLKAKANAEMGTNNISSLQALMAHLWRATTRGRRDVKSDEETTYRIAIGLRQKLKPPLPNLYMGNALRGVSTNSTASDLLQHGLGWTALKINKAIASMTPEDVTRELEDWVKAPIIRPSLRAQTRVHSLLTGSSPRFNVYGNDFGWGRPLAVRSGNANKMNGKLTVFPGAEEGSIDFEVCLLPETLHAMADDAEFMEAVLT is encoded by the coding sequence ATGTCTCAAATTCGGCAAATCTCTACTAGTATCGTCTGTCCAACTTGTGAGAATGATGAGTTAACTCATAGAGTCGAGTTAAGTCCATGGGATCTTCGACTCCTTCAACTTGAGTACATCCAGAAAGGGCTTCTCTTCCCAAAGCTAGCAGAGAAAGAAGTAGACCAGAGCTTGATACAACACCTAAAAGTTTCCCTTTCTCGCACTTTGAATATCTTGTACCCACTAGCAGGTCGCTTATCCCAGATTGAAAACGAAGATGGCACCACTTGCTTTTTCATCAACTGTAACAGCGCAGGAGCCCAATTTGTTCATGCAGCTCATGATGGTGTCAGAGTGGCTGATATTCTCGACCCTATTTACATTCCTGGTGAGATTATCGAAAACCTATTTTCTATGAATTCAGTTCTGAACTATGAAGGCACTTCAAAACCATTGCTTGCAGTGCAAATCACTGAGCTTGCGGATGGCATATTTATTGGTTGCAGCATAAACCATGTGGTTGCAGATGGCACCTCTTTCTGGCATTTCTGTAATACTTGGTCTCACATCTCTCGTTCTGGCTCTGATGATACAGTTTCTCAAAGTAGTCCTCCTGTTTTTGGTCGTCATTTTCTTGATGGCCTAATTGATCTCCCAGTTCGCATACCGTTCTCCCAAATTCAAATCCCGGAGACACTTATTCAACAGACACCTTCTTCAACTCTTTTACAAAGGGTGTTTCATTTTCCCAAAGAAAAAGTTGCACAGCTCAAAGCAAAGGCTAATGCTGAGATGGGTACAAATAACATCTCGTCCCTTCAGGCACTCATGGCTCATCTTTGGAGAGCCACAACACGTGGAAGACGTGATGTCAAATCCGATGAAGAGACTACTTACAGGATTGCAATAGGGTTGAGGCAAAAATTGAAGccaccattgccaaatcttTACATGGGGAATGCACTTCGAGGAGTTTCTACCAACTCCACTGCAAGTGATCTGCTACAACACGGACTAGGATGGACCGCTTTGAAAATCAACAAAGCGATTGCTTCCATGACACCTGAAGATGTGACAAGAGAATTGGAGGACTGGGTAAAGGCCCCTATCATACGTCCAAGTTTAAGGGCTCAAACAAGAGTTCACAGCTTGCTCACAGGAAGCTCACCGCGGTTCAATGTGTATGGTAATGATTTTGGTTGGGGGAGACCGCTTGCTGTGAGAAGCGGAAATGCAAATAAAATGAATGGGAAGCTGACAGTGTTTCCTGGTGCTGAAGAAGGAAGTATTGATTTTGAAGTTTGCCTTTTGCCTGAGACTCTACATGCTATGGCGGACGATGCAGAGTTCATGGAAGCTGTGCTCACATGA